One genomic window of Podarcis muralis chromosome 9, rPodMur119.hap1.1, whole genome shotgun sequence includes the following:
- the RWDD4 gene encoding RWD domain-containing protein 4 isoform X1: MTANEDQEMELEALRSIYEGDECFRELSPISFQYRIGENGDPKAFLIEISWPETYPQTAPVISMDAFFNNSIASTIKQGILNKLMEEVEVNLGTSMTYTIFEYAKDNKELFMENQPINIATALNNCISTGHPDAAQTSKKKEKKEQLTKTQKRKLADKTDHKGELPRGWNWVDVIKVTYITVENYLIRIYLRDFSSV, translated from the exons ATGACGGCGAACGAAGACCAGGAG aTGGAGCTAGAAGCATTACGTTCTATTTATGAAGGTGATGAGTGTTTTAGGGAACTTAGCCCGATTTCCTTTCAATATAGG ATAGGTGAAAATGGAGACCCTAAAGCTTTCCTGATAGAAATATCATGGCCAGAAACATACCCTCAAACTGCTCCAGTCATCTCTATGGATGCATTCTTCAATAACTCTAT AGCCTCCACCATAAAGCAAGGTATATTGAACAAATTAATGGAAGAAGTTGAAGTTAACCTTGGTACCTCTATGACATACACAATTTTTGAATATGCCAAAGATAATAAAGAGCTGTTTATGGAAAACCAACCCATTAATATTGCG ACAGCTTTGAACAACTGCATCTCAACAGGACATCCAGATGCAGCACAAACTagtaagaaaaaagagaaaaaggaacaatTGACCAAAACACAAAAACGAAAGTTAGCAGATAAAACAG ATCACAAAGGAGAGCTTCCTCGAGGATGGAATTGGGTTGATGTAATAAAGGTAACATACATCACAGTTGAAAATTATTTAATACGTATATATTTAAGAGACTTCAGCAGTGTCTAa
- the RWDD4 gene encoding RWD domain-containing protein 4 isoform X2, translating to MELEALRSIYEGDECFRELSPISFQYRIGENGDPKAFLIEISWPETYPQTAPVISMDAFFNNSIASTIKQGILNKLMEEVEVNLGTSMTYTIFEYAKDNKELFMENQPINIATALNNCISTGHPDAAQTSKKKEKKEQLTKTQKRKLADKTDHKGELPRGWNWVDVIKVTYITVENYLIRIYLRDFSSV from the exons aTGGAGCTAGAAGCATTACGTTCTATTTATGAAGGTGATGAGTGTTTTAGGGAACTTAGCCCGATTTCCTTTCAATATAGG ATAGGTGAAAATGGAGACCCTAAAGCTTTCCTGATAGAAATATCATGGCCAGAAACATACCCTCAAACTGCTCCAGTCATCTCTATGGATGCATTCTTCAATAACTCTAT AGCCTCCACCATAAAGCAAGGTATATTGAACAAATTAATGGAAGAAGTTGAAGTTAACCTTGGTACCTCTATGACATACACAATTTTTGAATATGCCAAAGATAATAAAGAGCTGTTTATGGAAAACCAACCCATTAATATTGCG ACAGCTTTGAACAACTGCATCTCAACAGGACATCCAGATGCAGCACAAACTagtaagaaaaaagagaaaaaggaacaatTGACCAAAACACAAAAACGAAAGTTAGCAGATAAAACAG ATCACAAAGGAGAGCTTCCTCGAGGATGGAATTGGGTTGATGTAATAAAGGTAACATACATCACAGTTGAAAATTATTTAATACGTATATATTTAAGAGACTTCAGCAGTGTCTAa